Genomic segment of Apostichopus japonicus isolate 1M-3 chromosome 8, ASM3797524v1, whole genome shotgun sequence:
GAATCCCCATTCTCAATATTGATTCCTATCAGCAATGTGTTCATGTATTATTATCATCAAGCTATCATGTCCCCTTATTCATCAGGACGGTGGCTATGCATGGAGCTTAAACGTGCTATGCGCGTGATCGTGATGTGCCATGCATGTGATCGTTACGTGCTATGCATGTGGTCATGATGTGTCATGCATGTGATCATGACGTATGGTAGTGTACCCTGCACAGTGTATGGTAACcaaatataaaagaataaaCACACTTCACATAGATCTTACTTAGCTAACGGCTGAGAATTACATCAATATAGATATCACATAATTCATCGATGACGACATGTAAATTTGGATATCAAATGTAGATAGAAGATGGATCCTGGGCACGAAATGTCAATATAGCAATGCACGTGCATACGTAACATAAAATCTCTATATCCTATATGGACACACAGATGGACTAAAGGCCATAACCTCGTACCTCATGGATTGATTTAGATAGATTATAAAATGATTCTGTAAAGTGGTTACATTATCGAACAATATTGAACaattttgtcttgttttgatGTAACGGTCTAAATATAGGAATTGTCTTCGTGTCTTTATTTACTTCCGTTCGACATATTCATATTGTTCTGAATTCATTCCTTGTGTTGATCTCCATGGAATTTACTAGATGATGACGCGCATGCGTACATCTCGACCAATCACAATTCATCAGACGTCCAGCTTCTGTCCATCGTGAAAGTCCTGTGTAAGTGCCTTACGATCAGTCTCCGCACTCCTTTTGACGCTTCTCACTTTACAGGCTTTGAGTATGTAGAGACTACCAGCCAAGATCATAGATATCCCTGTAAAAGGAAGATTCGGATATATGATTGGAGCATGTTTCacaactcccccaccccctccccacccctcccaccccctcccaaaccctcccccacccatgaTGATCTAACACACCCCAACTTATATCCATGAAAAAAAGCAACCCATTGTAAATTACAAGTCACTTACTGGTAAATATGATAAACTTTATCAAATTCTACTCCTATGGTACTGCCAAAGTAAAATACTTTTAATCATGTAAATCTATGgctaaataaaatgtttacaaacattttccaaaattatcAACATAGAGTATCGGGCAATCCGCTCTTTAAAACGATTGGTTGGACGAATATATCAACTCAGTCATGGTTGCTGGAACAGAAAGGTCTGTGAATGGATTGCCATGTATAGTCTTTCTGAGAGCATTTCTCCTTATAACATGTTAAAAGTTATCGCTAAAGATTAAAATCTGTGTAAAGGACTATAACATAAGTCTATTCCTCTAATCCACGCCTCACTTATATGAGTGGGTGTGTAGTCGCGAACTTTAAACAAACGGATATTAGCCACGCTATATCCCCTTCCCGTTGAACCTATAGAAATCCGGCGTATGCAATAATGTGTATATTTAATTACATCGGCAACTGTTTGACATTGAATGATAACTAGTCAAATAATTGGTGAAATTGACGATATCAAGCACGAAAGCGGTACAAATATAATTGATAAATATTCcgaaaattgacaaatttaagACAAATCTAAACTTTTATTGTGAAATGAGTCTGTCTGTACATATACGTACCGCAAACGATACTGTACTTTGTTCGCAAGATAGCCAAGAAACAGATAGCACCAACGATGGCATAAACCAATCCGCGCTTCCATGTGTCAAACCAACCAACAACTTTGGTATATTTGTGGCAACAAGTTATCTTTCTGAAAATGgatagaaatgaaaataaatctaCAAGAAATGTGAATCAAGAACTTGGGGCTATTGATATATCGACATATAGCCCCAAGAAAATGTCAAAGCAGGCCTACCTTATAACGTCATCACTATGAGGTAGATACATTATAATGGAGTTGGTCTCTGAATTatttaataatcataaaacacattaaaattcataaatatttataagtaaATATAAGTACAGTTGTACAATGAGCGAACAGTAGATTTGTGCAGCTGATGAAATTATGTTTTAGAAAGTTGTAATTCATTACGGATATTTCTGAAATAATTAGCAACTAGTCCCAAATT
This window contains:
- the LOC139971662 gene encoding uncharacterized protein yields the protein MAEAEIETKTYGMKMACCQPFVCLPIIWASISGLGLSTVGVYDLLKADGHFFTGIFLLSVGVIVLLLESISVLALTCCRKITCCHKYTKVVGWFDTWKRGLVYAIVGAICFLAILRTKYSIVCGISMILAGSLYILKACKVRSVKRSAETDRKALTQDFHDGQKLDV